In Podospora pseudoanserina strain CBS 124.78 chromosome 5, whole genome shotgun sequence, a single window of DNA contains:
- the SRO7 gene encoding Lethal(2) giant larvae sro7 (BUSCO:EOG09260931; COG:U; EggNog:ENOG503NU4G), with protein sequence MASFLRAKQSGVATDLSAGLLPGSFNPDELARYGINSQVSCLAYAPTRSLLAVGTSPSTFSPRGKIYVFGRDRVHRILQPPNPSGGVSYRQLAFVNHSLVSLDSNNEVALWDLETCTQTSKYSYVKVSSLVTDPALDWAFVGSASSSGDVQVYDLDRARPVPFRLGNLAKEVYPREMIGDRAGVAAMALHPRDIGKLAVGYAGGVVGVYSFKMGGVQRWYEPPPAGGMMMMRGKVKLTNVVWHPSGTFLMGGYENGVMVFWDVKEGRVVGVRDVYGSLDDLEGDKRDRVPLGRVKWACKGNNPDDTGLVVQGGWDRGEQQSGKRGISFLDLGPTPVYATSSWEVLGGYVKGKGERVVMEMPPGAEVVDYVLIPRQSPYFDGAQDPLAVMAMLSSGELITMSFPSGWAISPTNMLHPSLSFVHPFVQRIGVASLGRERWLGMVEKRSQGEAILKGGKVGNTRRKMVDVRNVILVAHADSTVRIWDVGFGDEVENPGQLQVDVARAVGRFEDVSVSEVHMAEGTGEFAAGTKTGEVVVYKWGVNKFDGRDATTALDPKPGGLTDISTRAEPSLKEGLQPFVLYEMAQGPISALCVSDVGFIAVGSEGGHFSIIDLRGPSVIYTSPVTEFITQEKKSFSLKKSSSSHNKLEFPTAISFGVMTLEGDSYSSICCFVGTNLGHIATFRLLPSGQSYTAKPAGFIKTSGDRVISLSPINSETGSPATATGQSVAGLRSNVQTPGVLVAVTQSEIRIFKPSTNKGASKSFDDQLCDSARVTHPPNLPPSVVCLFGDRTTRAYSIPSLKEVGRASLSMLDPSRTLSCVISKTGELIAWNGPSEIAVMPVYGSGKGLPVSTDSLISPERTLPPRPTISNLQWISGTQYVSPTDLDLLIGGEGRPPSKRVVRAEEVERAAAGGGGYGGSRSQQQQEGWGDYLVRQVNERTEKLSFVDDAMMKLQEASSGWAEDVNKTVKEQKRGLLLGGLKKSFF encoded by the exons ATGGCGTCCTTTTTACGAGCCAAACAGAGCGGTGTTGCGACCGACCTGTCTGCCGGGCTGCTACCGGGGAGTTTTAACCCTGACGAGCTGGCCAGATATGGGATCAACTCCCAGGTTAG TTGTCTAGCCTACGCCCCGACCCGATCCCTCCTCGCGGTCGGCACATCCCCATCGACCTTTTCTCCCAGGGGGAAAATCTACGTCTTTGGTCGTGACCGCGTCCATCGgatcctccaacctcccaatccctccGGGGGGGTTTCCTATCGACAGCTCGCCTTTGTAAATCATTCGTTGGTGTCACTTGATTCGAACAACGAGGTTGCCTTGTGGGATTTGGAGACTTGCACCCAGACGTCAAAGTACAGCTACGTTAAAGTTTCTAGTTTGGTCACTGATCCTGCTCTTGACTGGGCTTTTGTTGGGTCGGCGTCTTCTTCGGGAGATGTGCAAGTTTATGACCTTGACCGAGCGAGGCCGGTGCCGTTCCGGTTGGGGAATTTGGCGAAGGAGGTTTACccgagggagatgattgGGGATCGGGCGGGGGTGGCGGCTATGGCGCTACATCCGAGGGATATCGGGAAGCTGGCTGTGGGCTATGccgggggggtggtgggggtttatAGTTTTAAGATGGGGGGGGTGCAGAGGTGGTATGAACCACCGCCGGctggggggatgatgatgatgagggggaaggtgaagTTGACGAATGTGGTTTGGCACCCGTCGGGGACTTTTCTCATGGGGGGGTATGAGAATGGGGTGATGGTTTTTTGGGatgtgaaggaggggagggtggttggggtgagGGATGTTTATGGGTCGTTGGATGATTTGGAGGGGGATAAGAGGGATAGGGTgccgttggggagggtgaagtGGGCTTGTAAGGGGAACAATCCGGATGAtactgggttggtggtgcagggggggtgggatagGGGAGAGCAGCAGAGCGGGAAGAGAGGGATAAGTTTTCTTGATTTGGGGCCTACGCCGGTTTATGCGACGAGTTCgtgggaggttttgggggggtacgtcaaggggaagggggagagggtggtgatggagatgccGCCGGGcgcagaggtggtggattaTGTGTTGATCCCTAGACAGAGTCCTTATTTTGATGGGGCGCAGGATCCGCTTGCGGTTATGGCCATGTTGAGCTCTGGGGAGTTGATTACTATGAGTTTCCCGTCCGGGTGGGCGATTAGTCCGACGAACATGCTGCATCCGAGCTTGTCGTTCGTGCACCCGTTTGTGCAGAGGATTGGGGTGgcgagtttggggagggagaggtggttggggatggtggaaaagaggagCCAGGGGGAGGCGATActgaagggagggaaggtggGCAAtacgaggaggaagatggtggaTGTGAGGAATGTGATTTTGGTGGCGCACGCGGATAGCACGGTGAGGATTTGGGATGTCGGATTTGgggacgaggttgagaaCCCGGGGCAGTTGCAGGTTGAtgtggcgagggcggtggggaggtttGAGGATGTGAGTGTTAGTGAGGTGCATATGGCcgaggggacgggggagtTTGCCGCGGGGACGaagacgggggaggtggtggtttaCAAGTGGGGGGTCAATAAGTTTGATGGGAGGGATGCGACGACGGCGCTGGATCCAAAGCCTGGAGGACTGACGGATATCAGTACGAGGGCTGAGCCTTCACTCAAAGAGGGTCTTCAACCCTTTGTGCTCTACGAGATGGCACAAGGTCCCATCTCGGCGCTTTGCGTCTCAGACGTAGGGTTCATCGCAGTCGGATCAGAAGGAGGACACTTCAGCATAATCGACCTCCGCGGCCCATCCGTCATCTACACCTCCCCAGTGACCGAGTTCATCACCCAAGAAAAGAagtccttctccctcaagaaatcctcctcctcccacaacaAGTTGGAATTCCCCACGGCTATTTCCTTTGGCGTCATGACACTGGAAGGAGACAGCTACTCCTCCATCTGCTGCTTCGTCGGCACAAACCTAGGCCACATTGCGACGTTCCGCCTCTTGCCGTCAGGGCAATCTTACACGGCAAAACCCGCCGGCTTCATCAAGACCTCAGGCGATAGGGTCATTTCCCTCAGCCCGATCAACTCGGAAACTGGCTCCCCGGCCACAGCAACGGGGCAGTCGGTCGCTGGTTTGAGGTCAAACGTCCAAACCCCCGGCGTTTTAGTCGCCGTAACCCAATCCGAAATCCGGATTTTcaaaccctccaccaacaaggGCGCGTCCAAATCTTTTGACGACCAGCTCTGCGACTCTGCCAGAGTCACCCACCCGCCTAATCTCCCACCGTCGGTTGTCTGTCTGTTCGGTGACCGCACCACCAGGGCGTATTCCATCCCGTCGCTCAAAGAAGTCGGCCGCGCAAGTTTGTCCATGCTGGACCCCTCCCGGACGCTGTCGTGCGTGATATCAAAAACGGGAGAGCTGATAGCGTGGAACGGACCGTCTGAGATTGCAGTCATGCCCGTTTATGGGAGCGGTAAAGGGCTCCCTGTCTCGACGGATAGTTTGATTTCGCCCGAGAGGACACTACCCCCCAGACCGACGATTTCGAATCTTCAGTGGATCTCGGGGACGCAATATGTCAGTCCGACGGATTTGGATTTGTTGatcgggggggaggggaggccgCCTtcgaagagggtggtgagggctgaggaggtggagcgtgctgctgctggtggtggggggtacggcgggagcaggagccagcaacaacaagaggGCTGGGGAGATTATTTGGTCAGGCAGGTGAATGAGAGGACGGAGAAGCTCAGCTTTGTGGACGATGCGATGATGAAGCTGCAGGAGGCGAGCAGCGGGTGGGCGGAGGATGTCAACAAGACGGTCAAGGAgcagaagagggggttgttgctgggggggctgaagaagagcTTCTTTTGA
- a CDS encoding hypothetical protein (COG:G; EggNog:ENOG503NWTF), translating into MNSSSEKVAAGEVNNIENADSKAGSKAGSDVHRSPADFGFTPEQEKAILKRVDRRLVLTVGAMYCISLMDRTNLGAANIAGMGVDLVLIGNRYSLISLLFFVTYIIFQPPSTILVRKIGPRLHLAAITVLWGAVMIGMGFVVNWEQMAGMRLLLGVLEAGFFPSAVYLLSTWYTRYEVGKRNAVFYLIGSCASAFAGILAYGIMQMKGLADMNGWRWIFVIEGIITCVLGLVGYWLLVDFPDSKRESWSFLGPTEKEWICARVNADRGDVKVQEFSIKKYLGAGLDWKIWAYAMIFFNTTTVTYALAYFLPIILNLELGFSVGEAQCLVAPPYAFAAIVIYLSGWIGDKYHVRGPVIVGNIILCMIGLPIMGFAKSSAVRYFGVFFVTAGANANVSTALSYQANNIRGQWKRAFCSATFVMFGGIGGIAGSLVFRGEDAPHYRPGLYACIATSGLTLILVGILSLSFYRSNSAADRGEKELEADGDEDYEPGFRYTY; encoded by the exons ATGAACTCCTCTTCGGAGAAGGTCGCCGCCGGCGAAGTCAACAACATTGAGAATGCTGACTCCAAGGCTGGCTCCAAGGCTGGCTCGGATGTCCACCGCTCGCCTGCCGACTTTGGCTTCACGCCAgagcaggagaaggccaTTCTCAAACGGGTCGATCGCCGTCTCGTCTTGACTGTCGGTGCCATGTACTGCATCTCGCTCATGGACCGTACCAACTTGGGTGCCGCCAACATCGCCGGCATGGGTGTTGATCTCGTCTTGATTGGAAACCGCTAC TCTCTCATCTCCCTCTTGTTCTTCGTCACCTACATCATCTTCCAGCCCCCATCCACCATTCTTGTCCGCAAAATTGGTCCCAGATTGCATTTGGCTGCCATCACTGTCTTGTGGGGTGCCGTCATGATTGGTATGGGTTTCGTCGTGAACTGGGAGCAGATGGCCGGCATGAGACTTCTTCTCGGTGTGTTGGAGGCTGGCTTCTTCCCCAGCGCTGTCTACCTTTTGAGCACCTGGTACACTAGAT ATGAGGTCGGAAAGAGAAACGCTGTCTTCTATCTCATTGGTTCTTGCGCCAGTGCCTTTGCTGGTATCCTGGCTTACGGA ATCATGCAAATGAAGGGCCTTGCTGACATGAACGGTTGGAGATGGATCTTCGTCATTGAAGGTATCATCACCTGCGTGCTCGGTCTTGTCGGCTACTGGCTCCTCGTCGACTTCCCCGACTCCAAGAGAGAGTCATGGTCTTTCCTTGGCCCCACCGAGAAGGAGTGGATTTGCGCTCGCGTCAACGCCGACCGTGGTGATGTCAAGGTCCAGGAATTCTCCATCAAGAAGTACCTCGGTGCCGGTCTCGACTGGAAGATTTGGGCCTACGCCAtgatcttcttcaacacTACCACCGTCACCTACGCCCTCGCCTACTTCTTGCCCATCATTCTCAACCTCGAGCTCGGATTTTCGGTCGGCGAGGCTCAGTGCCTGGTTGCTCCTCCCTATGCCTTTGCCGCCATCGTCATCTACCTCTCTGGCTGGATCGGCGACAAGTACCACGTCCGCGGCCCCGTCATTGTCGGAAACATCATCCTCTGCATGATTGGTCTCCCCATCATGGGCTTCGCCAAGAGCTCGGCCGTCCGCTACTTTggcgtcttcttcgtcaccgCCGGCGCCAACGCCAACGTCTCGACCGCCCTGTCCTACCAGGCCAACAACATCCGCGGCCAGTGGAAGCGCGCCTTTTGCTCGGCCACCTTTGTCATGTTTGGCGGCATCGGCGGCATCGCCGGCTCGCTCGTCTTCAGAGGCGAGGACGCGCCCCACTACCGCCCCGGTCTCTATGCCTGCATTGCCACCAGCGGTCTTACTCTGATCCTGGTTGGCATTCTCAGCTTGAGCTTCTACCGGTCCAACAGCGCGGCCGACAGGGGCGAGAAGGAGCTTGAGgctgatggcgatgaggattATGAGCCTGGGTTCCGTTACACTTACtaa
- a CDS encoding hypothetical protein (CAZy:AA9; COG:G; EggNog:ENOG503P1HI), with protein sequence MAITGNWGTSKVINNAGLHYIDIPSCIAPGQYLLRAEMIALHGAGSSGGAQLYMECAQINVVGGTGAVSPKTYSIPGIYKSNDPGILVNIYSMTTSSKYTIPGPPLFTCAGGSGGSGPVTTQPEPVVEVPAPTQPEPVDSGCEAAQWQQCGGQNYSGCTRCAAGFTCKNINQYYHQCS encoded by the exons ATGGCTATAACGGGGAATTGGGGGACCAGCAAGGTTATCAATAATGCTGGGTTGCATTATAT TGATATCCCCTCGTGCATCGCCCCGGGCCAATACCTCCTTCGCGCCGAGATGATTGCTCTCCACGGCGCTGGTTCGTCCGGTGGTGCTCAGCTTTAT ATGGAATGCGCCCAAATCAACGTCGTCGGCGGGACTGGCGCCGTCTCGCCCAAGACGTACTCCATCCCCGGCATCTACAAGTCCAACGACCCGGGTATTTTGGTCAACATCTACTCCATGACCACGTCCTCAAAGTACACCATCCCTGGCccacccctcttcacctGCGCCGGCGGCAGCGGAGGATCAGGTCCGGTGACGACCCAACCCGAAccagtggtggaggtgccagCCCCGACCCAGCCAGAGCCGGTGGACAGCGGGTGTGAGGCTGCGCAGTGGCAGCAGTGCGGTGGGCAGAATTATTCTGGTTGCACCAGGTGCGCGGCTGGGTTTACGTGTAAGAATATCAATCAGTACTATCATCAGTGCTCGTAG
- a CDS encoding hypothetical protein (EggNog:ENOG503Q38V; COG:J) produces MAPTAVFTQNAPAPIPQLSQAIKHNGMVFCSGSLATDPKTGKFIEGSFQDRVRQCLDNLKEVLLAAGSSLDHVAKVNVFLTDMKNFKDMNEVYDQFFTKEPKPARTCVAVYQLPLGTDVEVECIAAEMPKAKL; encoded by the exons ATGGCCCCCACCGCCGTCTTCACCCAAAACGCCCCCGCGCCCATCCCGCAGCTCAGCCAAGCCATCAAGCACAACGGCATGGTGTTCTGCTCCGGCTCTCTCGCCACCGATCCCAAGACTGGAAAGTTCATCGAGGGTTCCTTCCAAGATCGCGTG AGACAATgcctcgacaacctcaaggaGGTCCTCCTAGCGGCGGGAAGCAGCCTAGACCATGTCGCAAAGGTCAATGTCTTCTTGACCGACATGAAGAACTTCAAGGACATGAACGAGGTTTATGATCAGTTCTTTACCAAAGAGCCCAAGCCG GCGCGGACTTGTGTAGCTGTTTACCAGCTGCCTTTGGGGACTGATGTTGAGGTGGAGTGCATTGCTGCTGAGATGCCAAAGGCTAAGCTCTGA